In Bacillus sp. NP247, one DNA window encodes the following:
- a CDS encoding nitric oxide reductase activation protein NorD — protein sequence MRQIFSDKKIDASLFLQMENLMYALLKEDDAYLEYGYKAYYDEIEKKVVISHFWDDRKEEDTVIGLKSEVFLKALGNKHYSDMTLIRSYAIELQESPLKKFLTQLFVLLEDLRVEEIVKNLRPGTKHIFKRRKEMYRNYFGSQNEINRVRNYHGDRLFCLCYLSLTSDKYEMFNNEYFEQIEAILHETFQARNTEDIMYIVEKIRYRLEGLLESDMLNNYFGHAPLYLSVIADEKDSRAEKLANDDTQLIDDDDNKNKMDESFSTWHRENKNNENENFLRFELESGTKTNMMGDTARESEDGDQALGSVQGTSQKSTQSNFDGADTEEARASHASSQNEGAYGKYNVGASHTFKEARKSNPDEKKDYQAIKSVVNKDVKELKKIIEKTIENKTNANSDKYYGRLRKKFLRIYIEKQPRMFYKKGQESQELDVAFQLLVDCSGSMYNKMEETKKSVVLFHEALKSLKIPHAISGFWEDASSAKPEDKPNVIHEVVTYKNSTLPNVGPEIMQLREEEDNRDGYIIRIVSEKLAKRPEKHKFLLVFTDGEPSALDYQQDGILDTHEAVKLARKSGMEVIGIFIEEGEAKEATYQLMKNIYNHHFLVANHAEDLRLKIKPLLKKLLLKTIE from the coding sequence ATGAGACAAATTTTTAGTGACAAAAAAATTGATGCGTCGCTGTTTCTACAAATGGAAAACTTAATGTATGCTCTTCTAAAAGAAGACGATGCCTATCTTGAGTATGGCTATAAAGCATACTACGACGAAATTGAAAAAAAGGTTGTCATTAGTCACTTTTGGGATGATCGAAAAGAAGAGGATACAGTAATCGGATTAAAAAGCGAAGTGTTCTTAAAGGCACTTGGTAATAAACATTACTCGGACATGACTTTAATTCGTTCTTATGCGATTGAATTACAAGAATCGCCTCTAAAAAAGTTTTTAACACAATTATTTGTTCTATTAGAAGATTTACGTGTTGAGGAGATCGTCAAAAATTTACGTCCTGGCACAAAACATATTTTTAAACGCCGAAAAGAAATGTACCGCAATTACTTTGGCTCACAAAATGAAATAAATCGTGTTCGTAACTATCACGGTGATCGTCTATTTTGTCTATGCTATCTTTCATTAACGAGTGATAAATATGAAATGTTTAATAATGAATATTTCGAGCAAATTGAAGCAATTTTGCATGAAACATTCCAAGCTCGTAATACGGAAGATATTATGTATATCGTTGAGAAAATTCGCTATCGCTTAGAAGGACTTCTTGAAAGTGATATGCTTAATAATTATTTCGGACATGCCCCGCTTTATTTATCTGTTATTGCAGATGAGAAAGACAGTCGCGCTGAAAAATTAGCAAATGATGATACGCAACTCATAGATGACGATGATAATAAAAACAAAATGGATGAAAGCTTCTCGACATGGCACCGTGAAAATAAAAACAATGAAAACGAGAATTTTTTACGCTTTGAATTAGAAAGTGGAACAAAAACAAACATGATGGGTGATACTGCTCGCGAATCAGAAGATGGCGATCAAGCACTTGGTTCTGTACAAGGTACTTCTCAAAAAAGTACACAATCCAACTTTGATGGTGCTGATACAGAAGAAGCAAGAGCGTCTCACGCTTCTAGTCAAAACGAAGGTGCATACGGTAAGTATAATGTCGGTGCCTCTCATACATTTAAAGAAGCCCGTAAATCAAATCCTGATGAGAAAAAAGATTATCAAGCCATCAAATCAGTCGTTAATAAAGATGTAAAAGAATTAAAGAAAATTATCGAAAAAACAATTGAAAATAAAACGAATGCAAACAGTGATAAATACTACGGAAGGCTTCGTAAGAAATTCCTTCGTATTTATATAGAAAAACAACCGCGTATGTTTTATAAAAAAGGACAAGAATCTCAAGAACTTGACGTTGCATTCCAACTATTAGTTGATTGCTCTGGCTCTATGTATAACAAAATGGAAGAAACGAAAAAGAGTGTTGTGCTATTCCATGAAGCTTTAAAATCGTTAAAAATCCCGCACGCTATTAGTGGATTTTGGGAAGATGCTTCTAGTGCTAAACCTGAAGATAAACCAAATGTTATCCATGAAGTTGTTACGTATAAAAACTCAACGTTACCAAACGTCGGTCCAGAAATTATGCAACTTCGCGAAGAAGAAGATAATCGTGATGGATATATCATTCGTATCGTTTCCGAAAAGCTCGCAAAAAGACCTGAGAAACATAAATTCCTACTAGTCTTCACAGATGGTGAACCTTCTGCATTAGACTATCAACAAGACGGAATTTTAGATACACACGAAGCTGTGAAACTCGCTCGTAAAAGCGGAATGGAAGTAATCGGTATCTTCATCGAAGAAGGTGAAGCGAAAGAAGCGACGTATCAATTAATGAAAAACATTTATAATCACCACTTCTTAGTAGCGAATCACGCGGAAGATTTACGCCTGAAGATTAAACCATTGTTGAAAAAGCTATTACTGAAGACGATTGAATAA
- a CDS encoding AAA family ATPase translates to MLEQFHIHADLKQQLSAIHEKNKQEAGENAHLIGKKIYKASDNSIIEDAITALLLGKNILLKGPTGSGKTVLAETLSSLFQKPMHSINCSVDLDVEGILGYNTLQTKDGASEVTFVNGPLMKAMKNGHFLYIDEINMAKPETLPLLHGALDYRKMITNPFTQEVVYGDDEYRVIAAINEGYVGTSELNEALKNRFVIIEVPYIQGDTLKELLLSESKLNDVATIEKFVAFASDLMPLARDGRVSEEAASIRGIIDACDLGVYIPVMRAIERSIIAKLNDETEQMTVRELAESYFFEG, encoded by the coding sequence ATGTTAGAACAATTTCATATACACGCTGATTTAAAACAACAGCTCTCAGCCATTCACGAAAAGAATAAACAAGAAGCTGGAGAAAATGCACATTTAATTGGAAAAAAAATATATAAAGCATCTGATAACAGCATTATTGAAGATGCCATTACAGCACTTTTACTTGGTAAAAACATTCTATTAAAAGGACCAACTGGTAGTGGTAAAACAGTACTAGCGGAAACTCTTTCTTCTTTATTCCAAAAACCAATGCATAGCATTAACTGTTCTGTCGACTTAGATGTAGAAGGTATTTTAGGATACAACACATTACAAACAAAAGATGGTGCATCTGAAGTTACATTCGTTAACGGTCCTCTTATGAAGGCAATGAAGAACGGTCATTTCTTATATATTGATGAAATCAATATGGCAAAACCTGAAACATTACCACTTCTTCATGGTGCGTTAGATTATCGTAAAATGATTACAAACCCATTTACACAAGAAGTTGTATACGGTGATGACGAATATCGCGTAATTGCTGCGATTAACGAAGGTTATGTTGGGACAAGTGAACTAAACGAAGCGTTAAAAAACCGTTTCGTTATTATTGAAGTTCCTTACATTCAAGGTGATACATTAAAAGAGCTATTACTATCCGAATCAAAATTAAATGATGTTGCAACAATTGAAAAGTTTGTTGCATTCGCAAGCGATCTTATGCCTTTAGCTCGTGATGGACGCGTAAGTGAAGAAGCGGCTAGTATTCGTGGCATTATCGATGCATGTGATTTAGGTGTATATATTCCTGTTATGCGTGCAATTGAACGTAGTATTATCGCAAAATTAAACGATGAAACAGAACAAATGACTGTCCGTGAATTAGCAGAAAGTTATTTCTTTGAGGGATAA
- a CDS encoding cardiolipin synthase: protein MKKPIVQLLLIFTIVSIVLFLLNTSVISLYTFVGALWSITIVGISFVIFIENRSPQSTLAWFLVLALLPVVGVLLYSIFGRSRWRRKKHLHRSEEQRKLFREILEGRRLELSLTVPLSERSVHLTEVVQKFGGGPAADRTTTKLLTNGDQTFSEILQAIEQAKHHIHIQYYIYKSDEIGTKVRDALIKKAESGVIVRFLYDGLGSNTLRRRFLKPMKEAGIEIVEFDPIFSAWLLETVNYRNHRKIVIVDGEIGFTGGLNVGDEYLGRSKKFPVWRDSHLKIEGKALYKLQAIFLEDWLYASSGLNNYSWDQFMNRQYFPGKEISNAEGAVQIVASGPSSDDKSIRNTLLAVMGSAKKSIWIATPYFIPDQETLTLLRLSAISGIDVRILYPGKSDSIISDQASQSYFTPLLKAGASIYSYKDGFMHAKIVLVDDKIATIGTANMDVRSFELNYEIISVLYESDTVHDIKHDFEEDFKHSTEIKWNSFQKRSIKKRILESFMRLISPLL, encoded by the coding sequence ATGAAGAAACCTATCGTTCAATTATTATTAATATTTACAATCGTATCTATCGTTCTTTTCCTATTAAATACATCTGTTATTTCGTTATATACGTTTGTTGGTGCTCTATGGTCCATCACAATCGTAGGAATTTCATTCGTTATTTTTATCGAAAATAGATCCCCCCAAAGCACCTTAGCATGGTTTTTAGTATTAGCACTTCTTCCTGTTGTAGGTGTGCTTTTATACTCTATTTTCGGGCGTAGCCGTTGGAGAAGAAAAAAACATCTTCATCGTTCAGAAGAACAAAGAAAATTATTCCGTGAAATTTTAGAAGGAAGGCGACTAGAATTATCACTCACAGTCCCATTAAGTGAACGTTCTGTACACTTAACAGAAGTCGTACAAAAATTTGGAGGCGGTCCTGCCGCAGATAGAACGACGACAAAACTTTTAACAAACGGAGATCAAACCTTTTCAGAAATCTTGCAAGCCATAGAGCAGGCAAAACATCACATACATATTCAATACTATATTTATAAATCTGATGAGATCGGTACAAAAGTTCGAGATGCTTTAATAAAAAAAGCAGAATCTGGGGTTATTGTACGATTCCTTTATGATGGACTCGGAAGTAATACGTTAAGAAGACGATTTTTAAAACCGATGAAAGAAGCTGGAATTGAAATTGTAGAATTTGACCCTATTTTTTCAGCTTGGTTACTTGAGACAGTTAATTATCGTAATCACCGTAAAATCGTCATTGTAGATGGAGAAATTGGTTTTACCGGAGGACTCAACGTCGGTGATGAATATCTCGGTCGTTCGAAAAAATTCCCTGTTTGGCGTGATAGTCATTTGAAAATAGAAGGAAAAGCATTATATAAATTACAAGCAATCTTTCTAGAAGATTGGCTTTATGCCTCTAGTGGTTTAAACAACTATTCTTGGGATCAATTTATGAATAGACAATACTTCCCTGGAAAAGAAATTTCGAATGCAGAAGGTGCTGTTCAAATTGTAGCAAGTGGACCAAGCTCAGATGATAAAAGTATTCGTAATACATTACTAGCTGTTATGGGCTCTGCCAAAAAATCTATTTGGATCGCTACGCCATACTTTATTCCAGATCAAGAAACTTTAACATTATTACGCTTAAGTGCAATATCCGGCATAGATGTACGTATTTTATATCCAGGCAAAAGTGATAGTATTATTAGTGATCAAGCATCTCAATCCTATTTCACTCCACTTTTAAAAGCTGGTGCTTCCATTTACAGTTATAAAGATGGTTTTATGCATGCGAAAATTGTACTCGTTGATGATAAGATCGCAACAATTGGAACTGCAAATATGGATGTACGTAGCTTTGAGTTGAATTATGAAATTATTAGTGTACTTTATGAATCAGACACCGTTCATGATATTAAACATGATTTTGAAGAAGACTTTAAGCATTCCACTGAAATTAAATGGAACTCGTTCCAAAAAAGAAGTATCAAAAAACGAATATTAGAGTCTTTCATGCGACTCATTTCTCCTTTGCTATAA